A stretch of DNA from Oryzomicrobium terrae:
GTTCGCCCCGGCTGCCGCCGCCCTGGCGGCGCAACTGGGCCTGCCCGGGGCGGATGCCACTGCGGAATTTGCCGTGCAGGTGGGGCCCGACGGCGTGCAACTGGTGGAACTGGGGCCCGGCGCCCCCGGGCCGATCCGGGTCGATTTCGTCGCCGGCGCGGCAGCCCACCGGCGCCTCTACGGTGGCGGCGCCGGGCAGATGATCGCCAAGGCAGTGGGCTTGCAGCCCGGGGTGCGCCCCACGGTTCTGGACGCCACCGCCGGCCTGGGGGGCGATGCCTTCGTGCTGGCCCAACTGGGCTGCGCCATGACTCTCTTGGAGCGCCAGCCGGTGGTGGCAACCCTGCTCGCCGACGGCCTGGCCCGGGCGGCGGCGGACCCGGAGGTGGGCCCCATCGTGGCGCGCATGACGCTCATCCGCGGCAACGCCATCGACACGATGGCCGCCTGGGCGGACGAGCCGCCCCAGGTGATCTACCTAGACCCGATGTTTCCCCACCGGGACAAGAGCGCCCTGGTGAAGAAAGAAATGCGCCTGTTCCGCCCCCTGGTCGGGGACGACGACGATGCCCCGGCCCTGCTGGCCGCGGCCCTGCCCCTGGCCAGCCACCGGGTGGTGGTCAAACGCCCGCGCAAGGCGCCAGCTATCGCCGGCCCGGCCCCCAGCTACGTGCTGGAGGGCAAGTCGAGCCGTTACGACATCTACGCCAAGAAATCGCTTAAGGCCAAGGCCGATCCGGCCTAGCGGGCCGCGGCCACGGCCGAGCGATCAGCGATCAGTGATGCTGACCAGCGGCGATGACGGGCGCCACCACGTCCTCTTCATGGGGATGCTTCTTGGCGAACTTAGCCGCCTTCTTCTCCTTCGGCGTCAGAAGGGGCTGCTTCTTCGGCTCTTTGGTGCCGTGTCTGAATTTGCTCATGGTTATTGCTCCTGCTCTCGC
This window harbors:
- a CDS encoding class I SAM-dependent methyltransferase, whose amino-acid sequence is MSADHPALALRVEPLAPEFAPAAAALAAQLGLPGADATAEFAVQVGPDGVQLVELGPGAPGPIRVDFVAGAAAHRRLYGGGAGQMIAKAVGLQPGVRPTVLDATAGLGGDAFVLAQLGCAMTLLERQPVVATLLADGLARAAADPEVGPIVARMTLIRGNAIDTMAAWADEPPQVIYLDPMFPHRDKSALVKKEMRLFRPLVGDDDDAPALLAAALPLASHRVVVKRPRKAPAIAGPAPSYVLEGKSSRYDIYAKKSLKAKADPA